In a genomic window of Thalassotalea piscium:
- a CDS encoding proline--tRNA ligase, protein MRTSQYLLSTLKETPASAEVISHQLMLRAGLVRNVASGLYTWLPTGLKVLRKVEAIVREEMERAGAIEVLMPMVQPADLWEESGRWEDYGPELLRLNDRHNRPFVLGPTHEEVITKLVANEISSYKQLPLNVFQVQTKFRDEIRPRFGVMRGREFLMKDAYSFHLDESCLKNTYQKMYDAYCRIFERLGLDYRPVIADTGSIGGDASHEFHVLADSGEDDIAFSDTSDFAANIEKAEALAPQGTKPEATEQLTKVATPNVKTIEEVAAFLSVNVKQTVKTLLVKGDDEIAPVVALVLRGDHQLNDIKAEKISGIATPLTFASDEEIQTAVNCNAGSIGPINLSIPVIVDRSAAHLADFVCGANINDMHFTGANWDRDFQNYSVEDIRNVVEGDPSPCGQGNIVIKRGIEVGHIFQLGAKYAQAMNCGVLTEAGKNQILTMGCYGIGVSRIVAAAIEQNHDQYGIKWPSAIAPFQVAIVPMNMAKSARVKETAEKLYSQLQQAGIEVIFDDRKERPGVMFADHELIGTPFLLIVGERNLDNQQIEVKNRISGEKSLMDISDIMNLFAR, encoded by the coding sequence ATGCGCACGAGCCAATATTTACTATCAACACTAAAAGAAACCCCTGCAAGTGCAGAGGTCATTAGTCATCAATTAATGCTACGTGCAGGTTTAGTACGTAACGTTGCATCGGGCTTATATACTTGGTTACCCACTGGCTTAAAAGTGCTGAGAAAAGTAGAGGCCATCGTTCGTGAAGAAATGGAAAGAGCTGGTGCTATTGAAGTACTAATGCCAATGGTGCAGCCTGCAGATTTATGGGAAGAGTCTGGTAGATGGGAAGATTACGGTCCTGAGCTACTACGTTTGAACGATCGCCATAACCGCCCGTTTGTACTTGGCCCAACACATGAAGAAGTGATTACTAAATTAGTTGCTAATGAAATAAGTAGCTATAAACAATTACCGTTAAACGTGTTTCAAGTACAAACCAAGTTTAGAGATGAAATACGTCCGAGATTTGGCGTAATGCGTGGTCGCGAATTCTTAATGAAAGATGCCTACTCATTTCATTTAGACGAAAGCTGTTTAAAAAATACTTATCAAAAAATGTATGACGCTTATTGCAGAATATTTGAACGCCTAGGTTTAGATTATAGGCCAGTTATTGCAGATACAGGGTCAATTGGTGGCGATGCTTCCCATGAATTTCACGTCTTGGCAGATTCTGGTGAAGATGATATTGCCTTTAGTGACACTAGCGATTTTGCAGCCAATATAGAAAAAGCTGAAGCGTTAGCACCTCAAGGTACTAAACCAGAAGCAACTGAGCAATTAACTAAGGTCGCTACACCAAATGTAAAAACCATTGAAGAAGTCGCAGCTTTTTTATCTGTTAATGTAAAACAAACCGTTAAAACATTATTAGTAAAAGGTGACGATGAAATAGCACCTGTAGTTGCATTAGTACTTCGTGGCGATCATCAATTAAATGATATAAAAGCCGAAAAGATTAGCGGTATTGCCACACCATTAACCTTTGCTAGCGATGAAGAAATTCAAACTGCTGTTAATTGTAATGCAGGCTCAATTGGCCCTATTAATTTAAGTATCCCCGTGATTGTTGATCGCAGTGCAGCACACCTTGCTGACTTTGTTTGTGGAGCGAATATTAACGATATGCACTTTACTGGTGCTAACTGGGATAGAGACTTTCAAAACTACAGCGTTGAAGATATACGCAACGTAGTTGAAGGCGACCCTAGCCCTTGTGGCCAAGGAAACATTGTTATTAAGCGTGGTATCGAGGTTGGTCATATATTCCAATTAGGAGCCAAATACGCACAAGCAATGAACTGCGGCGTACTAACAGAAGCAGGAAAAAATCAAATATTAACTATGGGATGTTACGGTATTGGTGTGTCTCGTATTGTTGCTGCAGCTATTGAGCAAAATCATGACCAATATGGTATTAAATGGCCAAGTGCTATTGCACCGTTTCAAGTAGCTATTGTACCTATGAACATGGCTAAATCTGCACGCGTTAAAGAAACTGCTGAGAAATTGTACTCTCAATTACAGCAAGCCGGTATAGAAGTTATATTTGACGACAGAAAAGAACGTCCAGGGGTTATGTTTGCTGATCATGAGCTTATTGGCACGCCATTTTTACTAATTGTTGGTGAAAGAAACTTAGATAATCAACAAATTGAAGTAAAAAATAGAATTAGCGGTGAAAAGTCTTTAATGGATATTAGCGACATAATGAACTTATTTGCCCGTTAA